ATGTCGAAGCCGGCTTCCGCCGCGCTGCGGTCTACCCAGAGAATTGCATAGAGCCGGTCGTCCGGAATCGGCAGCCCCGGCTTGACGGCGTAGACATATTCGGCTGAGAGCGCCACGCCTATAACGTGAAACGCCTCCACCTTTCCGTTCAGCAGCACGCGGATCTCATCGCCTGGCTTCACTCCATTGGCTTCCGCGAACGCCTCATTGACCGCTGCGTCCCGCGAGAAGCCGAGTTCGGGCGCCATGCCTCGTCGCAAATGCAGCCGGGCAAGGGTCTCGTCCCCGGCATGTACGAGCGACACCATGCGGGCCGAGACCGGCTGCGAGGCCGCCGGCCAGTCGACGATGACTTCACGAACAATGCGCGGATCGACGGCGGCGACTCCGGGAATCGCGTTGAGCTGCGTGACGATCGACAACGGTGCGCGCTTGAGTGTCACGAACACCTGCGGAAACCGCGTCGTCGCGTAGAATCGCTCCACTGCTGTGTCGAGGGACTCGTATGTCGAGACCGATCCCACGAAGACGGCGATGCCGGCGGCAACCAGCAAGGCGATGGTGAGCACCTGGCCCCGCATGGAACCGATGTCGCGCCGCAGTTTTCGATCGAGCAAGCTCACCACCGGACCTCTTCCGCCGAGAGCCGGTGTGTATTGCGCTCCTCGCCGACAATCCGCCCGCCGCCAAGCCGCAGCACGCGGTCTGCCATGCCCGCGATCGCCGCATTGTGCGTGATGATGATGGTCGTCGTGCGGAGCCGCTCATTGGCGCGTGCGATGGCTGCAAGCACCACCTTGCCGGTCTCGCAATCCAGCGCACCGGTCGGTTCGTCGCACATCAGGACGTCGGGCGACTTAACGATGGCGCGGGCAACTGCGACGCGCTGCTGTTCGCCACCCGACAGTTGCGAGGGAAAGTGGTCGATCCGCTCTTCCAGCCCGACAAGGGTGATCGCCTCGAGCGGATCGAGAGGCTTCTCCGCTATCTCGTTCACCAGTGCAACGTTCTCCAGCACCGTAAGGCTTGGGATGAGGTTGTAGAACTGAAAGACAAAACCTACATGTTCGCGCCTGTAACGCGTCAACTCGGCGTCGGTCGCCCCGACCAGATTGTGGTCTCGCCAACGAGCCTCGCCGGACGTCGGACTGTCCAGGCCTCCCAGAATGTTCAGCAAGGTCGACTTGCCCGATCCGGACGGCCCAAGGAGCACGACGAACTCACCCTCAAAGATGTCGAGATCGACGTCGCGTAGCGCATGCACGTCGATCTCTCCCATTCGATAGGTCTTCGAAAGCCCCCTGGCGTGAAACACCGGGGATCCGCTGCTATCCGGCTTGGGCGGATGGACATCCATCAGCATAGTCCGCTTACGGCCGCCCTTCAGTAGCTTGGCCGATTACCGATCGGTTCAATGCGACAACAGCACAGGAATTGGCGGCCTCGTCAGTATGCTGCGGGTCGCGCCT
The genomic region above belongs to Bradyrhizobium sp. CCBAU 53338 and contains:
- a CDS encoding ABC transporter ATP-binding protein, with translation MDVHPPKPDSSGSPVFHARGLSKTYRMGEIDVHALRDVDLDIFEGEFVVLLGPSGSGKSTLLNILGGLDSPTSGEARWRDHNLVGATDAELTRYRREHVGFVFQFYNLIPSLTVLENVALVNEIAEKPLDPLEAITLVGLEERIDHFPSQLSGGEQQRVAVARAIVKSPDVLMCDEPTGALDCETGKVVLAAIARANERLRTTTIIITHNAAIAGMADRVLRLGGGRIVGEERNTHRLSAEEVRW